A single Plasmodium knowlesi strain H genome assembly, chromosome: 13 DNA region contains:
- a CDS encoding SPRY domain, putative, which produces MTSPNCVEEEENKNVANGEMDSPEGSGHVTVSTRYKNSDKDGVEGGQPFTQSGNVKYSENSACTPVAATAITGASFDKKRKAEAVEERYQMDRTLNNMSSAPTVDKIDSMEKSTIGGLNKHAKTGDGGVSCADPTQKNGKGVDKLNVDSCATNTEFESDDTAQEKAITGDAKEEQRGVEAGENIRTELAQGDASKEEKAKEKTIEPARMKNEGKEIHAQPEANNNKKESYKYFIDYSKYRNKNNVTFSTKYKDSCVNLSSDKLTCYGDKGWSSVFVNNGADVGKWYYEIKIEEPVQNFQFLGYKDKVIKVNPYIRVGFACRYMRYDYPIGTDKYSYCVNSKNGRIFNNSISYDCMEPIKVGDIIGCYLNLKNKNTYNFDPRSDKKLYEYLQNGILCDPKDPPILKKNYGSSIFFSLNGQIKKNAFVDIYEGFYHPSVSLYMGASAKINLGPHFAYNHLNDYIPCVFMEPPIIL; this is translated from the coding sequence ATGACGAGTCCTAATTGcgtagaagaggaagagaacaaaaatgttGCAAATGGTGAGATGGATTCGCCAGAGGGGAGTGGGCATGTTACAGTGAGCACCCGTTATAAAAATTCGGATAAAGATGGAGTCGAAGGGGGACAGCCCTTTACTCAAAGTGGAAACGTAAAATATAGTGAGAACAGTGCATGCACACCTGTCGCGGCTACGGCTATCACTGGCGCTAGCTTTgataagaagagaaaagctGAAGCAGTGGAAGAACGGTACCAAATGGACAGGACCCTTAACAACATGAGCAGTGCCCCCACGGTTGATAAAATTGACTCGATGGAAAAGTCAACTATTGGTGGCCTGAACAAGCATGCGAAAACAGGGGATGGAGGCGTAAGTTGTGCCGACCCCACCCAGAAGAACGGCAAGGGGGTCGATAAGCTGAATGTGGACAGTTGCGCCACGAACACGGAGTTCGAAAGTGATGACACTGCTCAGGAGAAAGCGATCACAGGGGATGCTAAAGAGGAACAAAGAGGAGTGGAAGCAGGGGAAAATATCAGAACCGAACTAGCACAAGGTGACGCCagtaaggaggaaaaggcgaaagaaaaaacgattGAGCCTGCGAGGATGAAgaacgaaggaaaagaaatacatGCCCAACCGGAAGCGAATaataataagaaggaaagctacaaatattttattgATTATAGCAAAtacagaaataaaaataatgtaacGTTCTCGACCAAGTATAAAGACAGCTGTGTGAATTTAAGCAGTGATAAGTTGACCTGTTATGGAGACAAAGGATGGTCCAGTGTTTTCGTGAATAATGGGGCAGACGTCGGAAAATGGTActacgaaataaaaattgaagaaccTGTGCAAAATTTCCAGTTCTTAGGTTATAAGGACAAAGTGATAAAGGTAAACCCATATATAAGAGTTGGTTTCGCTTGCAGATACATGAGATATGACTATCCTATAGGAACAGACAAATATAGCTACTGCGTCAAtagcaaaaatggaagaattttTAACAACTCCATAAGCTACGACTGCATGGAACCAATTAAAGTAGGTGATATCATTGGTTGCTACTTAAAtttaaagaacaaaaatactTATAACTTCGATCCAAGATCagataaaaaattgtacgaatatttgcaaaatggTATTCTATGTGATCCAAAAGATCCacccattttgaagaaaaactaCGGTtcgtctatttttttctccctaaatgggcaaataaagaaaaacgcTTTTGTTGATATTTATGAAGGGTTTTATCATCCGTCCGTCAGTTTGTACATGGGTGCTTCGGCAAAAATTAATTTGGGTCCTCATTTTGCGTATAACCATTTGAATGATTACATCCCGTGTGTGTTTATGGAGCCGCCGATTATTCTGTGA
- a CDS encoding alpha/beta hydrolase, putative, with protein MRSEEDAGNVGITEEVEEKEECNTIVMEKRKKYFQILSSEQKDTHSDDRIEQPQLNHGGVFPEDTSPHSQEEEEERKKQKRDKKKDDSYPLLVVNKKGTIPKDDDRAKNQMLTTEEVINSPEETSRKGCLLKGERKYLLALKSIIRTRDGRHANGANGESGNHSGGCFDRGSDNHRRYSYFAKNTPRDETVNAEMHSHVLMDKSNGNRGSAWTPNVEKDPCVEASQGEKSEESARRKKWNFRRRIIGRIGHRAKGEDVCEEANKAAQPTIQSSTRSSTHHPANPSTEENNFVVYKVPRYLKKKNIKCPFVYRKVFFGKYGIINYDLKGNKKGTLVITFHGLNGTNLTFLDIQKTLVKYKYQVLNFDLYGHGLSACPKYNHRKKTYGINFFLTQTEELLTHLKLLHKDFYLIGFSMGCVIAISFAKKYIKQVKKIILISPVGILEKKPFALKVLKLFPFLINISSFFMLPCFISKKNFKKAPKGASKKRQKSGNKEDPQCDTNDAYKDATDKSLEQDTQDDSDNDTSDYLYNRIMWQAFVKKNITHSILGCINNLKMWSAHDIFKEVGLHHIPVLILCGEKDNICSVHVFKNTSKFFINCHMIIFRNASHLVLVEKSKEINSCVLTFFHFPNNADLKTVHHMFPVDTLGNSVLCQRGDLL; from the coding sequence ATGAGAAGTGAAGAAGATGCTGGAAATGTAGGAATCACTGAAGAAgttgaagaaaaggaagaatgcaACACAATCGTAATGGAGAAACGGAAGAAATATTTCCAAATTTTGTCAAGTGAACAAAAGGACACACATTCGGATGATCGTATAGAACAACCCCAACTGAATCATGGGGGGGTGTTCCCCGAAGATACATCACCACATTCccaagaagaggaggaagaaagaaagaagcaaaaacgagataaaaaaaaggatgatagTTATCCCCTCCTCGTAgtaaacaaaaaggggacaataCCAAAGGATGATGATCGTGCAAAGAATCAAATGCTCACAACAGAAGAAGTAATAAACAGCCCCGAGGAAACATCTCGAAAGGGATGCCTGCTAAAAGGTGAAAGAAAATATCTGCTCGCGCTGAAAAGCATAATTAGGACAAGGGATGGTCGGCACGCAAACGGCGCGAATGGGGAAAGTGGTAATCACAGCGGTGGATGCTTCGACCGCGGAAGCGACAACCACAGAAGATACAGTTACTTCGCAAAGAACACCCCGCGGGACGAAACCGTAAATGCAGAAATGCACTCCCATGTATTAATGGACAAGTCGAATGGCAATAGGGGCTCCGCATGGACCCCCAATGTGGAGAAAGACCCGTGTGTAGAAGCCAGTCAGGGAGAGAAGAGCGAAGAAAGCgcaaggagaaagaaatggaaCTTTAGGCGCAGGATTATTGGCAGGATTGGACACAGAGCGAAGGGGGAAGATGTGTGTGAGGAGGCCAACAAAGCAGCGCAACCAACGATTCAATCATCGACGCGGTCATCCACGCACCACCCTGCTAACCCATCCACCGAGGAAAACAATTTTGTCGTATACAAAGTGCCAAGGTacctgaagaaaaaaaacatcaagTGCCCTTTCGTCTACAGGAAGGTCTTCTTTGGAAAATACGGAATAATAAATTATGATTtgaaaggaaacaaaaagggCACGCTCGTCATAACATTTCATGGACTGAACGGAACAAACTTAACTTTCCTCGACATACAGAAAACGCTAGTCAAATATAAGTACCAGGTTCTCAACTTTGATTTGTATGGGCATGGATTATCTGCCTGTCCCAAATATAATCACCGAAAAAAAACCTacggaataaatttttttttaacacagACGGAGGAATTGCTTACCCATTTAAAATTACTACATAAGGATTTTTATCTGATAGGTTTTTCCATGGGCTGCGTAATTGCCATCAGCTTTGCAAAGAAGTATATAAAACaggtgaagaaaattattttgataTCCCCTGTTGgcattttggagaaaaagccCTTTGCCCTAAAGGTTCTAAAGTTGTTCCCCTTCCTGATCaacatttcctccttttttatgttgccttgttttatttccaagaaaaattttaagaaagCGCCCAAAGGTGCTTCTAAGAAGAGGCAAAAAAGTGGCAACAAAGAGGACCCCCAGTGTGACACCAATGATGCCTATAAAGATGCTACAGACAAATCGCTCGAACAGGATACCCAAGACGACTCCGATAACGACACTTCCGACTACCTGTACAACCGAATCATGTGGCAGgcttttgtgaaaaaaaatatcacccATTCAATATTGGGCTGCATTAACAACTTAAAAATGTGGAGTGCGCATGACATATTCAAAGAAGTCGGACTGCATCATATACCCGTCCTAATTCTCTGCGGAGAGAAAGACAACATCTGTAGCGTCCACGTTTTCAAGAATACGTCCAAATTTTTCATCAATTGCCACATGATAATTTTTAGGAATGCCTCTCATTTAGTTTTGGTAGAGAAGAGCAAAGAAATTAACTCCTGTGTGTTGACATTCTTCCACTTCCCCAACAACGCTGATTTGAAG
- a CDS encoding dehydrodolichyl diphosphate synthetase, putative, with amino-acid sequence MALNILQRLITSLLRGFINIKHISIIMDGNRRFAKEKGLHSSLGHYMGSKALIQIIEICVRLKIKVLSVFSLSLLNYNRSPEEIHFLFYLNLLILINEDFFMNFIRDNKIRIKVIGNLSYINEAYRKIIHDIEQKTEQFDNLLLNIFFSYTSRNEMSLCKFNPNLYFNTYKSLLEERKVLCTSSSTLANQDDSDECDYLERILKNERIDLDQMFEVDCICGGKSFLNREQIKIVNYHKKLLTSDLPPPNILIRTSGEKRLSDFMLYQISEFTEIYFINEYWPIFNFLQFIYVILHYTIFQTTKLDFSYSNPCPH; translated from the exons ATGGCACTGAACAT ACTGCAAAGACTGATCACTTCCCTCCTACGGGGTTTCATCAACATCAagcatatat CCATAATCATGGACGGCAACAGGCGATTcgcaaaggaaaagggacTCCATTCCTCTCTGGGTCATTACATGGGATCGAAGGCGCTCATCCAA ATCATAGAAATATGTGTTAGGTTGAAAATAAAGGTGTTGTCTGTCTTTTCGCTTTCTCTCCTAAATTATAACAGAAGCCCGGAGGAAATACACTTTCTCTTTTATCTAAATCTCCTCATTCTGATTAACGAGGATTTCTTCAT GAATTTCATAAGGGACAACAAAATTAGAATCAAAGTTATTGGCAACCTTTCTTACATCAACGAAGCTTACAGAAAAATTATCCATGACATTGAACAGAAGACGGAGCAGTTTGACAA CCTTCTTCTGAACATCTTCTTTTCCTACACCAGCAGAAACGAAATGAGTCTGTGCAAGTTCAACCCCAATTTGTATTTCAACACATATAAGAGCCTGTTGGAGGAGCGGAAAGTACTCTGTACTTCCTCCTCTACATTAGCAAACCAGGACGACTCCGACGAATGTGATTATTTAGAGAGAATACTGAAGAATGAGAGGATTGACCTCGATCAGATGTTCGAGGTGGACTGCATATGTGGAGGAAAGTCTTTCCTAAATCGGGAGCAAATCAAAAT AGTTAATTACCATAAGAAGCTCCTTACTTCCGACTTACCCCCTCCGAATATTCTCATACGGACGTCCGGCGAAAAGAGGCTGTCGGATTTCATGCTATACCAA ATTTCGGAATTTACAGAAATTTACTTTATCAATGAGTACTGGCCaatcttcaattttttacagTTTATATATGTCATCCTGCACTACACCATTTTTCAGACAACGAAATTGGATTTTTCCTACTCCAATCCATGCCCACACTga